A segment of the Bactrocera neohumeralis isolate Rockhampton chromosome 3, APGP_CSIRO_Bneo_wtdbg2-racon-allhic-juicebox.fasta_v2, whole genome shotgun sequence genome:
TAACCAACATTTGCGCAGGTGAAGTGAGGATTTTACAACCGCACATATGATGGTTATTAACCAACATTTGCGCAGGTGAAGATCCAGCGTCAGGGCACATGAAGACAGGGGAACACCTGCTAGTAGCCATTCTAATGAGATTCATCGGCTTTACGGCTTCCAGCTATTCAGTTTTGACCAAGCATCAAAACAATATTAGATTTGTGGCTTGATGCTATTGTTAATGAGGTCATATACCATACTCTATCCTGACTAGCTTCGAACGTACTATTGCGCTTCTGCTATCGCAAAGGTACATCTGATGGTACCTTAAGGCTGCCTATTATTCTTGAAAGCCACAGTAGTAGTCTGGCAGTATGAAACAAGAGTTGGTTGTGAGGTCCCGACAGACGACTTCCAAGGTCCGAATACTTCGAGAGTAACCTTAGGAGAAGGTCGAGAGCACCTTAGGAGATGTACGGTACGTCCGAAACTTTTTTCACCAGTTCATTGCGCCATGCACTGCATTACATGCTGACTCTCCACTGAAGTTGTGTAGAAACCGATCACGTCCCGGGGAAAGTTTCActttatttaatgttaatgtaaGCTGGCATTCGTCGAGTTTATTTATGAAGGCTATACTGCTCCCTCTAAGCCCTTCAATGTGGAAAGTGAGCATCGGAATTCAGACACCATCCTCATTTAAGATATTCTGAATTTTTCCCGACAATTCGCCAAAAAATGACTCTTATAAGCTTTTGAAAAAGGATTTCCATTAAACCCTCTTGGGCTTCTTTATTACCGACAACTCTTGCTTTATACTGCGCCTAGTCACCGCCAGAGCCGCTTTTGTGGGCTTTATTAATTGGATACATGAGGTTacggattttaaaaaaatgaattttttattatcttaaattttcaagttgtccgagtaatagtttcgagGATACAGCcatgagaacttgtgcgctcgaggctagataagctaagtgcgccgtctttaaacgcgtttttaacAAAACTGTGTTTctgatttctcgagaactactcaaccgatcttcatgaaattttacccaagtctttgagatacaattcttaaagatttggacgaaggatttttttcccTATTacaaccatttaaaaaaaagatttcgcgaaattttcactgaaattttgtaaaaatgtttgccaaaaatccaatgtGTTTTACTTCacgaaacccatgtaactccttaagCAGTCCTCAACTTGCATATCTAATCTGCCATAGTTGCAATGTTTCTGCCAGAGGAGGCAGAGAACATAAACTTAGAAGAAAGAATCTGCTCGCAGCACAGAAACTAACATAGGAATGACTTGTCTGGTTTTCTACCGAGACCAAAAAGCTTTCTATCTATCAGTATTATTGGTAGCCAAAAACCTACGGCTTCTTGTCCTTAATCAAGATATGCATTGTTTCAGTTCTCTATAGCCTGATCACTGTCCAGTCAAGAGCCGGTATAGACGGATATACTATACTTAGTTTCATCAATAGTGAAGGCTTCGGTTGGGTAGCAGACATGAGTTCGAGAGCGAGTTATGTATTCACTTTCGACAGCGCCTTCATTTTTGCTTCTCTTCAAAGATCTTCCATCCTAGCCACTGCTTCCTTATAAAGGGATGTTGATCGTTCGTCGGCGCATTTAGCAATTCCCTAAAAAGtagttttttctcaaaataatgtgatctggtattaaaaattaatgaaattggtTTATTAGTTCCACAACgcctatgtacatatttgtttataatttattacaaacttGGGCTTACAGTGAAGTCATCGATgatttaaatatgtaagtgtACTAATTGGCGATGAATTTCCTTTCATCCAGTTTTCCAATGAAATGCAATTTTCGTTTGGTTTATTTAGTAGGAAATTAAAAGTTGGAACGAAGAACTTCTTTCAATGACGAATAAGTTATCATTTGCATTTGTTATTCAAAAATCCCACTTGGTCTAAGTCACAAATGTTGGGAAAATGTTTCCAATATTTTGTCTTCAATGTGTACTCGTGCAAGTATTTTCAAGGTTATTGCCAcactttagttaaaaatttcaaagtcgAGTCGAATGTCAACACATATGTTAAAAGTCTCAAGCTATGGAAAGCAGGATAGCGCAGCAGGAGAACGTAAGCCCTACGAAGAAGAACAACAGAACACGCCTTTTCGCAGCTGGTCAATATTTTCTTGTGATgtcatattttattcaaatgaaaaatgCTATGCATCCAACTTGCCGCAACACAATGTTCTTCCAAAGAGGTGTTGAAATCGAGAAAGGCCATGGGCTACTTGCCTATCTGCTGTGTTTGCTTCAATTAGGGTCATTGTACAACACAAAAAACTAAATGGCTGCCAGTGGCACGGAAATCTAAcggtgtatgtatgcatgtgttagTTGAAAGTATTGAAAGGACGACAGATTGTTCAAAACTGGCAGTAGAGGTCTCAGTTTCAGCAAGTTCAAATTTTCTATGGTGGCCACAGAGCAACTGGCTCACCTTGAGAATGGTCGCAGCAGGTTCAGCTCGATTTCGTATGGTAGCAACGCCTCACATTTCCGCCACTACttagaaacaaaaacaagaaccaaCCATTGACGCGGCCATCATTTGTCGCTTGACCGCATTCTTGGTTAAATAGTCATTAATAATGTAGCACAAATTACCCACCTACATACATCCTTTACTTAGTATAATTATCCGTAGGAGTGTTCACCCTAACTGTCcaatgctttttattttatttaaatttattatttttaactttttcttttgtttgcttcttatttatttattccctACAGTGGCAGAGCTGCACCAAAAGCGTTGTGTATTTAATTTATCGTTGGCTTATTGCGTTGTTCTTCACCGCCGTCGTCATAGATTCGATGCTCGAAAAGGAGGAGGGTTCATCGACAAACTTTTGGCTGTATTTTATTTACCTGACCAACTGGGGTGTAATGCTTTGTATGCTTACGAATCTATTGGGCGCCATTTTGGTCACCACATGGCATTTTCATCCAGAGTATGCGGGTTAGTAatacttatacacatataccCAAATATGGGTCTACACTtacattgggtagtcgaaaaagtcttttcgtatttctaatcaaacttcaacttattttttttttttatatttatactaataaataaataaagaaatatgttccattttggtcgaccaccttttgcaatttttccgctagagacattattccatcggtgtaaatcgaaatttcgaaatttccaaaacggaagCGAGGGAACCATTGTTGCACCACACGAACTGATGCAGCATCGTCTCGTTACGGAGATTTCCTAGATTTTTTAGCTAACACACAGCGTGtgcagccttacttaaaaagccgaatatctcgagaagtatgaATGTTAGCGATTTTGCGatcggaccttttttgtagcaaattagATTTCCTTCAAGTTtgtcatttacaatttttctattGCTCTTTTCATTTacgagataaatacaaaaaaattcaaatttcgtagtaaaatcaggtttagagctctgtactacctcgccggtttgagtttcgactttgtcgcaatgggcacttttgtagagtgttcaattctgcgGAATACGTGCCTAAAGTCGAAGCGATGCCTCTGgactatagaaatttaaagataaaagaTCACGATtctcgtgtattttcaatggaaaatttttacatgccttggtcgagtacctaatatattaatatgaaaggctcaaattttcaaggaattttttttagggaatttccaatgaaatttcatgaggggattgaaaaaagtgaatagttcaaaaaaacaccctaatgtacatatttacgggtttccaaaattcgattttttattgtcttgttaaattctacaacacctctggaatattgttctaaattttcaagtgtatccgagtaatagtttcgggaatacagccttgagaacttgtgcgctcgaggcaaGCTAGGCTTAGTgcgtcgtctttaaacgcgtttttctcgaaactgtgtttttgaagtcggttggcatgatttctcgagaactactgaactgatcttcatgaaattttacacaggtcatTGAGATATAAGTCTAAAAGACTTGGATGAAAGATTACaagtattcgaaaaaaaaattgttgcgaaattttcttgaaattttaatttgttttttaaatgcatCCCAAAAattccaagttctaagttaaggttttaactaaaatacctattttttcactttagatgatcttgtTAGGAGTTATCCTGGCAACGCGAGCGCAACTTTTTTCCGTGCGGTCACCGGATATAGCGTCGCATTGgacgagtttaaaatatttttttccaaatatttcagaatttttgttgttgatagtgtatttttgtaaccataaaaaatcaaattaaaaatttagttttttatatgaaaaaaatgttgaaaaaggctgttttttagccgaggaaacccatgtaaccccttaataaatCACATTTCTAGCCTGTACAAGGTACGTTAAGGAAATGTTGGAAACCCTATAAAGACATTTAGGCATTCCgcctgtctgtccatctgtatatatgtacgcgAACTAGTATCTCAAGCTGTGAGATATCACGAAGTTGCTCATTTGGCAGAACCGTGGATACCGATTCattataggatatagctgccatacacactGATCGATCTAGATctagctcttgtatggaaaacttttctatttgacaagatatcttcacgaaattcgaaaTAGATTATTCTAAATCGCTAAGAtaatattgttcagatcagatcgctatagcctatagctgctgTAGAAGCTGGCCgatcaaaactaaaatataaatattgtaatattttgttattttctttcttaCAGATAACCTTTTAAATATGGAGTCGCTGACTAGTCCATTCGTCATCTATTGGGGCATGCATATTATATCTTTAGTCCTTTCAATAGTGATAACCGTAATCTATTGGAGTGTGCTCTATGatggtaaataataaaatactataTTCAGCTCTTTTATTTCATAAACGAGCGAACAATAACAATAGCTAAAATGTCAAGGTTGGACAAAATACTATGATACTTTCGTAGCAAAATTTGCAAATAGGATTATCACGTTCCATTCTACAGAATTCACTTATTGGTGAAGATGAAAttccattaattaaaaaatattttttggttgaagaaatattttatattcatacaaACTCTCTTAAATTCTCCAAAATAACATAAAACACTAAACAAATCGTGTTCTCAGCAACTTATATATAAGGCAATGAGACGGTTGGTCTTAAATGAAGCAGTTGGAACTATTTCCTTAACAGTCGGGATTTctatgctacaacaacaaaggaCAGGGATAATATTTTAAGTGGAAGTGGTTCCTAATAACTTCCTGAAATACTCCTACATTGTCAATATTGAAAATCGGTCGGAGGTGGGGGAGAAATCTTTCCCCctagtttcattaaatttagtcAACAATGCCTCGTGAGATCCCTGTAACACAAACGCAATTGTATACTGCATATCCTAGCAGGTTACAGCTGAACCGTTTCATATTTGACCAGGCTTGATCACGGCAGTACTAGTTTAGGAATATTTCCTATAATTGTTGTGTTCACACTTGGCTTAATGTATCCATTGTCCTATGCCGACATTAACGATCTAAGATTTATCCAAAAATACctaaattcattcattcatgtCAACCTTAAAAACTGTAAACTCTCTCTTTCTAACAAATTGTTTAATTCTTACGTGTCTGCATTTCCAGCTGCTGAGAGCTCATTAAACGCCACGAACGTGCTGACACATGCCTGCAATTCCATTTTTATGTTCATCGATTTGCTGATTGTGGCACACCCGTTGCGGCTACTGCATATGTTTCTACCAGCGTTATTTGGTATCATATTTGCGATATTCTCCGTCATATACCAGACATGTGGCGGCAAAAACAGGTATTGATAATTCAATTTGTCATTTTCACAAACACATTTTATTGAatactttcatttatttatagaaaGGGCAAACCGTACATTTATCACGTGATTGATTGGCGTGAACCGTTAAATGCCACGCTTGTGGTTCTTGGCGTGCTCCTGCTTACCTGCTGCATCTACTTGATACTCTTCACCATCTACAAGCTGCGCACTCTGCTCTATAGACGCATAAATAATGCCTCATACTACTTCCCAACAACAATGCCGCACACTGGCGGTGCCGAGAAGTCCGCAAATGGCACTTTGCCGAAAACAGTTAAAGGCACGGGCATCCAGCATTCGCCTTCCGGTATTTCTATGGTGTTCGGTAACTTCAACACGCCCACTGGCTATCATAACGAAGCGTTCACGAGTAGCACCGAGAAGTTGGAGCGGTATTAAGCAATTATTGCGGGGAGTTTACAGGGAAACAATGTGtagttcaaattaaaattgtaggattaatgaatattatttgtatatatgtatagtagttTGCATGCCTGTTTAAAGTGTATTGATTAACACCTCATTTTTCGTGATTAATGtacaaaataagtttaaaaacatttattgtttCACTTTTATCTGCATTTAGTAAATGAATATTGTAGCGTATTGCTAGCAAATTGTTTAGTACGTTTTCCATCATTTTTAAGAATAGACGTAGCATTAGTTAAGAAATCTCGAACTGGTTGTGCGTATACCTTTAAAAAAGATCAAATACAAAagatacaatatataaaaactaagactttaaattttcgcaatttttggatatttaccataaatattttgtattataaaaaaagtatatatacaaggtgcattccataGTAAACAGGAATCTAACGCCTTGTGGCTCCATTTACCGATGCGTTATAAATctactatctttatcgattgtccagtgagaatttcatgacatttcattgattaaaagtgaagttattgcgttttaagtgtcagtacgtttgtgttatcggtgcgaaaatgagcttcgaacaaaacccaacattaaattttgtattaaaattgttaaaacttttaccgaaacatttcaattgatgaaacaagtttggTTTCAACGTCTTCAAAGTgttcgtgaggacataaatgacgatcaacatgtgggccaattaaaaaccgtgatcaccggaaattccatcgaaactgtgcgtgaattcatcaaaaatcagccgaaatcatcattgaaattcatggaaatggaatcgaacaactccaaaacatcgatttatagcattttgaccaaaaatttggGCTTGCGAAAGGTGtgtacacggtttgttccgcacaaaatGACGGACGACCATTTgtactgttttttttaagtcctgtttactttggaaaccaCCTTGTACACTAGCTTACCCCGCAGGCGCTGTCCTGCGTTaaaatatgtgttttgaaatgaaaagaaagttgagtTTATATTGTgctaaaaatcatttatttgcgatttttccacatttttttcaatgtagcgcagcttgtttcggtgcgtaaatgtacataGAAGATGGTTTACTAACttgtgagcacgccacgtatatctggccgtgtgaaaaacatagcatttccaaatttatgccacacactatgcgattgtccttgtgtcctgttgattgtcatctcaaatgcaattttacctggaaactgaattgatttgaattgaaatggcaaatcgttggtaCTCAAAGCAATTTGTAGAATTAAGaattctgcccccttgtattcggtagctgcgtcacaatcaatcgggttccattacacagtttcggcacATGAAGATTgggaaacataataatgacagatccaactttgagacgcaaatgatgcgacggtataccaagcctctccaaagaatttagaaattccactggataattcacggctccGTATTCATTGTCAaaacgatcgatcgatttgtatgagcgcaaccCTCCCGGAATTTTACTTTGAATCTTCaagtttaaatcattaacatcggtatttttggatGCTAAAACTCCGCGTACACTCaagcaatcgtagttacgataatttggccaacgttcggataaacattcgtgatgagttcatctttcgttgaagtgaattgacaaaaggcaggtggaattgatatcaaaccactagaagtatcaaccggaatttgccCATtaccaattcttagcgaatacgatgtaaaatgtcttcggtaatgacatttttgttcgtatcccataattgacacgtatgatcatcgcgaaaagagTGCGAACTtaagtggcatgcgaagtagctatcgcatcgttagattccagtgattatcatgttccagcaattgtaattgctggcatgattctcaaaaaattgcacacaccgtactattcacaatacgcaatgattcaaatgaagttgaatcgcgcacattaatcaatagcaaccgaaggtagaagcagtcgtcgtttttcgggtggattgtgtaaattcgtcctaatgcagtagttgataacacacctggatgttcTTCTGCTGGTTGGCCTTGCTGTCTGTGTaaccatttcttcgacgatgcattccatgtataataccaaggcatttccgaatagagcaatgttctcgcaaacggatcactgtcGCGAGTTGATAAAAATCTCGTCAATgtcgattttgttgttggcgctgtTTCTGTTGGCGCTGTTTCTgttggctgtactgtattcaaAGGGTTCAAATACACTCTTTAgccttctccaaatgaactgcgagatgcacaacagtcggaaaatgttcatgaattgcaaaaagtAAATATCTCACAAGGTTGATCGGTGAAATATTTTACGGCcatcaaatatgaaaattagtcAAAAATACAGATTATATCAAGGTTATGACTGTTCCGGAAATTAAAGTCTGGAAAAGTTTTATGTTAATAAATGGGAATTTTACTAGGTAACcctaaaacaacaaattataaagaaattgggaaaaatatgagttttatttGAATACTAGTCTAAACCCGCGGCTCCGCTCGCTCCTTGTTGTCATGGATATCATTTATCGTGATAGTAATATAATGGAATAGTTAAATTGGAAATCtacatattttattgacttCGTAAATCACTGAAGGGATCGTGtgagtgtgaaattttcaagatatagatttttttgttgcattatcggatacTATACGctataataaacattctttcaaatttcgaaatcgaagttcaaattattacggtcgtTACAGCCTTTCTTGTAGAAAGAGAACAGAGTGGGGAGCGAAGtgactccaatctttaaacgcgtttttctcagaatagtGTAAGCTTCCATAGCGACTTTTCCACAGATTACAATTTCTTCTGacagtttgttgtttttgggctATCGACGCAACCTTGTGTTATTGAAATAGAGCAATTCTCAAAAACTTCAATGTAGACCGatgtgatacatacatatatcagaaaTTAGTTTAGTCTTCTCTTTTTAATCATTCGATAAAGTTTCGGACTTTAGTGCTTGAGTTTTCAATTATTATGATTTCTCACCTCGTGGACAACTCTCAAGatcaaacacaaaatatttttatctctcTACCTCTACATAAACAGGTGAGAACTACAATATATTGAACTGATTATGTGAATATTGCGGTTAATCGTAACAATAATTCTTACAGCTAATCGTAATTAACGTAATTAGTCATCAAGAGCTACACTTATGAATGCTAACGATATAATTAAAGGGTATCTCAGTGCATATCAGTCACTTCGGTCTACTagagcatgtacatatgtatgtatgtatgcatgtgtggtTTGTCGCGTGGCAGAGTACTTAAGTGGTGATAAATAAATGTCATGAGACTGGTAATGATACCGATCTGTGTACTCACAAACATAAGCACATGAATCCGCTTGAACAAAGTTACACAAAGAActttaaaatcaatataattAACAATTCAGTGGGTGCTTGTGGGAATTTTCAAATAACGTCCAAACACAAATTGTAGAAGACTACAGAAGGTTCATGTAAACAAAACCAATGGTTCAGGTGTGTACGTACCTATGAAGGTATGAGTATTTGGTACTTGTAGCCATTTGTCCCGCTTTTACGATATACTACTTATAAATCAACTAGCTTCATAATAAAACGTTTAAACTTTCAATGACTATCATTTATGTATGCCCCTGGGAAGTTAGCGTTCATTACAGCCGGTCGACAGAATTTTCTCGAGCCCACATACTGCATAcaagtataccatatatacgCGTACATATACCAGACGATATGCTCAAAATTGTTTGAGTTTTCTTCGTTGGTGAAATTGTATTTGCAGTCAGTATGATAAACGACTTCTGAAGGGGTATGCGCTGATATAAATGCTCCTTCTGatggaatgaaataaaaataaaagaaatgtttaaataaaagaaattagttAGTTTCTCCGTCTTCTCTATTGGTATTATAATCATATAAAAAGCATTTTAGACACATAGAGTGCAAACTTAACGATTTTAACCAAccgtttttttctttaagtatGTATTCGTtctaaatgcaattttttgtgtGTAGTACTTTTGCTTTGACTATATAACTGATACTGCTCCATTATTGAATATGTCCAAAAATAGAATTTTCACCTCCGTCAATCCGTAAAGACACATTCCAAGCAGTGTGGTCTACAGATTTTAATTCTTTGGATTTGTCGATATCATTAAAAACGCACTTCTAACTCATAATGAATGTTTGTACTTTTTACAGAAGTATAGAAGTCACatgtttcaaatttatattcgGTACACTTTAGCATATGCACATGTTAAAACTTACACGAAAGCGTTCAAAAATTGCCAAGTGCACAATATtcaatatgaacaaaatttttctaaactAAACGAACTCAAGCTTTGTTTACCGGAGAAGTCTTCATCACTGCTAGGTCCCAAGTTATCAAATCCTGAAGTAAATCGGAGGCATGATAGCATTTGACCGAATAAAAATCTGCGTTGGTACTGGTTACCTAGTCCCGACTGTCATGGGAATGTGTATGTAGTTTGCGTTCTTTTAGACCTGACTACTATAATGgtgtgcatatatgtagctaCTGTTCTGATCAGAAAACACAGATAAGTGTCCTGATATTTAAAGTGGATAATTAATATAGCGGTTTTAACAAACCAGCACAATGGTTGCTGCTTACCACAAGATCCAGGTTACTTTACACGAGGTGTGTTCAGAGAATAATTGGAATTTCATAACAATAATTCAAATTTCATAGAAATCTAACCTCAACGGCTGCTGCAGACAAAGCAAACATTGAATCAGCCGGCTTATATGTCagcataataaacaaaaattaacaattgaACTCTCCAAACTTTTGGAATTTTCAAATTCTTGTTATCTTTTGAACAAATCAATAATATTCTCACCAAGTCATTTAAGCGAAAAAATCTTTACCTTATTCGGACGAACTTTTGGTGACTGTTCCATGTCAACAAATGTTCTTGTCATCTAGATCATGCTGTCTGGttagaatttgtttttatagacgTACGTCAAATCAGCAGTATTCACCGGTAAACTctgttttattagaaataaaagatttatacttatatttgacatatgtatgcaggtgaaaagaatgtaaaattatttttttcagcccGTAAAGAGACCTTAGTTTACATTACATATTGAGTTCAAGCATTAGTAAGCAAGGCCTTAACGGCTAGAGTGATTTAACGCTAGGTTTTTAACCTGCTCTTCTATAATACCACGATTCACACCAATTACGTAACATGAATATTTAGAAAACGTAATTTGAAAGTTGATTTGATAAGGACTGTACCGAAAAAAACTGCACACaatgttttatttgtaattaagttttgtttgtaacttttttttaataataaatagaaaagtttttgtCCACTTCTAATTAAAActagtaaaaaaattgttcttttaatttttgccgaATTTGTCGTTTAATTCCCTTCATTAAATTCTCTACACCTTCTTTTGTAACGGCTCGACTTGCCTTaagccagtttttttttttaaattcgtcgACGTTTTTGGGAACTCGATGATCCTTTTTTAAGTTCCGTTTGACAATTGCCCAATATTTCTCTATCGGGCGTAGGTAGATCTGTAGCGTTTGGAGGGTTCtcctattttttaacaaaattgacattgttatccttctaaaaataataatataataaataaaacataaatatatataaataaatataaataataaaataatctaaATCGGGCCACAATAATGTTGCACtatgtgttttttataaaatggtaTTAGGCGACGGTTTAGACACTCCTTCTTATAATTGTCGGCCGATATAGCACCCTTTGTGAAAAATGGAGTGGTCTTAAGGCCGCAAGAGCAAATAGCCTACCAGATGAGTATTCTCTCggcaaatttttctatttcaattgtTGACACTGACCGGTCGACAGTACCATCTTTTGGTTTTGTATAGAATTGGGGACCTGGTAATGCTCTTGAGTCTATTTTTACGTATGTTTCATCGTCCATTATACTTGTAACACACTCAACAGAATCTTTTAGCAAACATTGGTACAACTTCCGTAGTCTTGTTTCCCCTATTTTTATTTGTCGTTGACTTTTTTTGggaatcttttgttttttataagtttttaaattatttctttgcttCACTCTTTGAATCATAGTAGCACTGTTTTAGCTTTTTTCGCCAAATCGCACACAGACAttgatttgttttgatttattaaGGCCAACACGTTTGCTTTAATATTTGGATCACTAGGGccttttttatattacatattctaaaatattataaaattttttacaccaTTTACACTGACTTTAAACCGTTTTGCAAGCTTTCTGTATGAAATCCTTTTTTAGTGCAGTAATTGTGCACAATTTGCCTACGCACGTGCTCTTGATTCGAGCCATCGCGAAAATGATATTACTAATG
Coding sequences within it:
- the LOC126752652 gene encoding protein rolling stone, whose protein sequence is MSRLHVIVHPVKKELRRDKCGFDHTPADDFVKSQWQSCTKSVVYLIYRWLIALFFTAVVIDSMLEKEEGSSTNFWLYFIYLTNWGVMLCMLTNLLGAILVTTWHFHPEYADNLLNMESLTSPFVIYWGMHIISLVLSIVITVIYWSVLYDAAESSLNATNVLTHACNSIFMFIDLLIVAHPLRLLHMFLPALFGIIFAIFSVIYQTCGGKNRKGKPYIYHVIDWREPLNATLVVLGVLLLTCCIYLILFTIYKLRTLLYRRINNASYYFPTTMPHTGGAEKSANGTLPKTVKGTGIQHSPSGISMVFGNFNTPTGYHNEAFTSSTEKLERY